The genomic window ATTTCAAACGCTTTGCGAGCGCGGGCGACTATGCTTCGTATTGCCGCGCAGTCAAAAGGAGATATAGGGGTCAGCCCGCACATTGCGTCATCTTCTGCTTTAGTTCTTTTCGCACTTCATCAACCTCATTGCTTAGAGCAGATAAGGCGCGGGATAAATTGGCCCGGGAACCCATTTTCAGACGATCTGCAATCCAGACTCCTGTAACCGTTGTAGATTTTTTCATCAACCAAGCCACGGCCTGCTTTTCCGGCCGGTTGTTTTTCATTCCCAACAGGTCCGACTCACTCAATCGTAATTCGGACAACGCCCGCTGCAACAACCGTTCTGCCTCCGCCTCATCATGCGCCTTCCTCTGCTCTCCACGCAGATTATCCGTTCGATCCGGCAACTGAAGAGCCAACCTTTTTCGGAAATCCTCACCCCCAACAAACCATCCCCGCTTCAATTGCTTTTCAACGAGTTCTTCGATGGCCCCCTGGCCAGCTTCACCCTTCATTCGGCTTTCCAAAAATGCGCGATAGGCTGCCCGGCTTTCCGGTTGTCCGGAATCAAATCCGCAGGCATTGATCAACCTCGTCAGTTCCAACCAGTCCGGAACCTTTCGACTACGACCCAGATAGGCCGGATAACTGCTGAATGGATAAGACTCCAATGGATTATCCAGCCCCATCCCGGCAATCCCCGCACGAAACGGGTTCAGGTGAATATAGTTTCCAACGGCACTGAAATACGATGCTTCCCCTTCGATCGGCAATGCTTTGTAGCGCCCTTGGAAGAGATGTCCTCGGCAGCGAAACATCGCATTGAACCGTTGCGTATAGGTGCCCTGAAGCCACTTCATTCCGGCCACCAAATTGGCCTCCGGTGTTTCGGTTCTGTAAAATTTTCGATGAAAGAGCCGATGGCAGAGAAGCAAGGTGAGATGGGTCCCCTTACTGGGCCGAAAGAAGGCTTTTGATGGGGATGGTTTCTGTGTCGGCGATGATTTGATTGTTGTTTTTTAGCCCTGATGAGGGCGGCGACGCACAGCGGGGCTGTGGGTAGCTGAGGCGAAAGCCTCGTGTTCTTTGACATCCGAGTTTTGATTGTTCATGCGGCTTGCCGGAGGAGCTCGACCCACATGTCGGGGTAGAGCCTCTTGCCTTTGAGGCAGGCGATCGCGACGGGCGGATGCCCGCCGAGGCTGCCGTGCGGGCGCATGAAGTTGTAGTAGGCGACGAAGAGCGTGGTGAGTGCCGTGGCTCCGTCGAAGCTCTTGAAGCCGGCGCGGGGTCGCGTGTGGTATTTATAGGTGCGGTTGAGCCGCTCGATGAGCTGCTTGTAGACGCGGTAGGTCTCGCTTTCGGGATCGAGGTTCTTGAGTCCGATGACGGTACGTTTATTCAGGACTGCTTCGCCTCCGGCCACCACGGCGGCGGTGTTGTAGGCGACGGTGGCGCTGTCGTAGGACGGCAGGCCGTCGGTGACGAGTTCGAAGGCTTCGGCCCGGGGCGCGTCCGGCGGGCCGCACATGCTTTGGATGAGTCCGAGCGCCGGTTCGGCCCCACGGGTTTCGGAGAGGTTGTAGCCGCAGATGGCCCGCCGTGTTTCGGTGATGACGAGCCAGGTGTAGCGGGTTTTCCCGCCGATCTTGATGTAGGTTTCGTCCGCCGCGCAGGTTCCTTCGGGAACGGGACTGTTTTCATCGGTGAAGTCGGCGAGCTGGCAGGCTGCGGCCTTGATGTAGTTGACGACGGTCTGGTGCGAGATGCGGATCCCGAAGACGCGTTCGAGCGCCTGGGCGGTGAGCCTTGCGCTGAGTCCGAGGCTGATGGAGAAGGTGAGGCAGAGTCCGAGGGTATGCAGGCTGTGGTGGATGCGGTTGAGATCGACCGGGGCGTCTTCGGGGCGTTTGAGCGGAAGGTCTTGCGAGGCGAAGTGGTATTCGCGGAAGAGGTAGCGCAGCTTGAACTGGCTGGTGTTTCCGGCTTTGCGCATGGCGTGCTCTTCGGGCGTGAGCTGGGCGAGGTTCCGTACGTAGACGGGGCAGTGGTCGTTCGGGCACTTGAAGGCGGTGCACAGGCCATCCTCCTTCCATCGAAAGAGTGCATAGCCGCAATGCGGGCACCAGTAGCGCGCCTTGCTTTCGCGCCGGGGCTTGTCGGTTGGCGAAGTCCTTTTGCAGATCTTGCACTGAACCTGCGACCCAAGCTTTCCGTTGTTGAGGTAGAGATAGCGCACGGGGGCATGGCAGTGCCGGCATCGGCATTTTTCAGGCGGCATGGGCGAACCCGTCCGACGCGCTACCTTGGCGATTGTTTTTCCCGTGGCGCGCAAATGGTCGGCCTGAAGCTCCTCCCAGTCCTTTTGCGGTGCGTGCGGCAGCAATGGTTCGCATAGCGGCGGTTGAGGATCGACCCGGAACTGGCGATAGTGCGGAGGCCGCACTTCCTGCGGCTTGAGTTCGATATCCTGCCTTGAACCGTTGAGTACTTCGAGCAGCACCGGCACCACCGAAGCCAGATCGTTGTAGGTAAGCTTGCGACATACCCAGCGAAGCAGTTTCCTTAGATCATTTTTCATGGGGTCTTCCCTGTTTTTTTTGCGTGCGGCAAAAGGGCTTGGAACGACCCCATCTTATCCAATCAAAACTCGGGATAAAACAGGGGAGAAGACGCCGAAGGCATCAACCCCCAATCAAGAGAAGTAGTTTAGAGATGAAAACGAAGAGAAAACTGACCAGAAACAGATAAATAAAAAGGAGAGAAAGATGAAACAATACATTCTGGCAGCTATTACGATGGCTGCTTTGGCCGGCTCTGCAACAGCGGGGCTGATTTGGTCAGAAAACTGGAATGATGTTACCACGGGGGCAGGCCCCACTCTGGATGCAGAATGGAGCTACAACGGCACCGCGACGGCGTATGCCGGCACATCCGGGCCGGATGAATCTGTGGCCGTCTGGGGACGAAAAACTTCGACGCTGGATCGCTTTACAGATGTCACATCCTTTGTAGATGCCACGAACAACAAGTTACAAATCAAAGCAGCAGTTCAGGCTACCGGACTGGAGTCAGCAGAGGGAGATACCGGCTGGATTAAGTACACCAAAGATTCGGGATCCAACTGGTCTACGCTTGCCACCTACACCGACAACCATGCAGACTGGATCAATGAGTCGTTTGATCTCAATGTTTCCACATGGACTGCCGGTGAGCTTGCCGGGTTCGGCATTCGCTTTGAACAGGTTGGGTCTCAATTTAACGACAACCTTCGCACAGATGACATCAGCATCAGCTCTGTTCCGGAACCGGCCACCATTGGGATGGTTTCTCTTGCAGGCGCAGCGCTGCTGTTTATTCGCCGGCGCATCATAAAATAAAAGAGTGAGCACATCTGCTTAAAGGCCGCCAACCGGCAGCCTTTTTTATGCCCCTATCTCCAAGCTTTGCGAGAAATGGATTTTCCAATGCCTGGAAGAAAATCTTCCAAGGGTTGGAAACGCGACCAGGACGTCGCGTCTACAGGTTCCAATGATTGGAAAAAATGATTCCAGACATTGGAAGCCGACTGGAGAAGAATGTGCCACAAGAGATCTCAAAGAAAACAAAGCGGGGCCGCAATTTTCCTTTGCGTTCTATGCGCTCTTTCGCGGCTATCCATTGTTCCAAGGCTCCGGCAGGCGGGACGCCTGCGGTACAGATTTTTCCGATACGTATCGCAGGCGGCGCGCCCGGCGGTCACGCCCTACCTACTCAAACCGCAGGCGGAGGTAGGCGAGAGAATTGGTGGCGATGATGCGGAATGTTTCCTGAACGGTGTTGCTGCTGGCGGGGTTCGGCCCGTCGATCAAAGTGGCCGAGGCGTTGCTCCACAACCCGGTCGTCAGCGACCCGGTTTCTTCCATGGCCGCCGCGGGGAACGTCAGGTTATTTTCCCCGACGGTTCCGGTGCGACGGTTGAAGGTCAGGTCGAGATGGCCGGAAGTAATTTCATTCATGTTCCAATTGAGTGCATTCGTGAGGGCAGACGATTCATCGGGCGGCAGGCCGAGCATGAATTCGTTGTAGTTATCAATGCCGTCGTTGTCGGCGTCGGTTCCGGGAAACTCCGCCTCGACCCACTCGGCCAGATTGGTCGACTCATTGATGACGTGCTGCGCCGGGTCGGTAATATTGATATAATACGTTGCGTTTGAGCTCCACTTAGAAGCATCGGTGACCAGATCAAATTCGGCGACCGTATTGGTGTAGAAATCATATAAACGCGCTGCCTCGGCGGGGTGGCTTCCGTAAAGATCGGTGGTTTCGCTGATGTCGGAGAGAATGTGATAAAGCTCCGGCGGAGTGGGCTCGTTTTTATCGAGGTCAATCAGCTTCCACTCGTTGTCGCGCGCGACCCATTTATCGTTGTGCCACCAAAGCACAATGTCATTCGGAGGAGTTCCTGTCTGCCCGGTCACGGCAGCCATCAGGTTGTTGCCATCGACAATGTCGTTGGTTGTGAAACTGCCTCCGGCCAGTTCGACCGCGGTCGGCATCAGATCAAGGCCGGACACGACAAAATCATAGCTGATTCCGGCCGGCACCTGCCCTTTCCACTGCATGCAGAATGGAACGCGAATGCCGCCGTCCCACAACTCGCCCTTCTCTCCCCGCAACGGGGTGTTCTCCGAGCCGTTTCCGGATGGAATACCTCCGTTATCGCTATAGAAAACAATCAGTGTTTTTTCCATCAGCCCATTAGTGCGGACTGCGTCAAGAATGTCGCCGACGGCCAGATCCATTGAGTAGACCATGCTCACCAGTTTCTCGCGCAGGGTCAGCTCCGATGCATTCTTTCCGAACAGGATCTGCGAGTGTTCATCGGACGCGGTCATCGGGCCGTGCGGCGCGTTGAACGGAACGTAAAGGAAGAATGGCTTCGCCTGCCCTGAGCCAGCCGAAGGGTGCGCGTGGCGGTTGATGAATGAGACGGCCTCGCGGCCGAAGGCATCGGTGATATACTCGTCTTCGCGCTCCACCGGAAACATGCCGCGCATGATGCGGCGGTTCAGGTTTTCGTTGTCATTTTCGCCGGGATAGTAACTGGTGGCGCCGTTGTTGAAGCCGAAGAATTCGTCGAAGCCGCGGTGCGGCGGATAGTGCTCGCGCGATTCGCCGCCGTGCCATTTGCCGATCATGCAGGTGGCGTAGCCGAGATCCTGCATTCGGTGGCCGAAGCAGGTCATGCCGACCGGAATGCCGTCGTGCAGGACCTCGCCGGGGTTTTCCGGATCTTCCATGTGCCAGGTGGCGGGTGTGTCGTGCAACGCAAAGCGGTTCTGGTACTGCCCGGTCATCAGTCCGCCGCGCGACGGCGAGCAGACCGGCCCGTTGGCGTACCCAGCGGTGAAGACGGCCCCGTTGTTTGCAATCGAGTCGATATGCGGTGTGACGATGTCGGCCGAACCCAGCGGCTGGAACCCGGCATCTGCGTAACCGAGGTCATCGGCGAACAGGATGATCACGTTCGGCTTGGCCACAGCCACCGTGTTGGTTTCGCGAACCCAAATGAATCCCTGTGTATAAAGCGTGTTGGTTGTCCATTCCAGACCGGCCGATAGGGTCGGCAGGTTGACTGCTGAAAACATTCCGGTAATGGCGCCGTTGATGTTGCCTTCGAACAGATCAAACGCATCGCCCGCCGCCAGCGGATCGCTCCCCGGAACGAGCACGACATTGAGCGTTCCATCGCAGACAACGGCAGCGTCGGTTTTCAGTTGGTCGGCGCTGCGCAGGGCTCCGGACTTGCTGATTTCCATATACGAATCGGATGACGCGCCAAAGACCGCATTGGAGCCGGCGGGCAGCTGTATCAGATCCGTCGCCGCACCGTTCGTCAGCGCAAGACCAACAGAAAGATCGTAAGTCGGAGCAGTATAGACCGTTTCTGCCGTATAGTTGATGGGCATGCTTTTTAGAGTGCACCACGATGTATTCGATGCACCGCTGTTGGGAACGATCGTGTTAACCGAATAAGTAACTTCAATGGACGAAATACTGTCGTAGGTCAGTCCACCAGCGGCAAACGGATCCGTATCCCACGAAAGAGCGGTGTTGAATGAGGCAACCGCATCGGCGATCACGGCATTGTTCATCGCCGAGCTCCCCTTGCGGCTTCCATCCAGGATGGTGGCCGTTCCACTGGTGGCGCTGAATGTGGCTCCCGTGGTTGTAATGGTGATAGTGTAGAACGCGTCAATCTGTGTTAAGGGATCAAGGTTTGCAGTACTGGCAAGAACAATACTGCCACTGACAAAGTCAGGGGTAATCGCCGTTAGTTTCGTGGTGGCGGGATTATAGTCAGGATCGGAAGTAACGGCAGTGTCGTTAAGGAGGTTGGGTTTGATCAACGACACGCTGAAATCATCTCCAGCCACACTTGCAGCAGTAGATGCCCACTGCAGTCCATCATTATTGTATTTGATCAGATTAATACCGGATGTCGGCAATGCGGGATCACAGGGATCACTGCTAAAAATAGAAACCTCCAATAGACTGGACACATTGATCTCTCCGGCGAACACAGTCGCTGCGAAACCAAAAATTAAAACTGACAACGCTTTTCTCATTCCCATTTTCCCATCAACGACCCACCCCGGCCTGCGCCCCCCTCCACTGGAGGGGAATTTACAGTTGTTTGTGGCGCAGACACTCCTGTCTGTGCAAACGGGCAGACAAGAGTGTCTGCCCCACAGTTGCCTATTTAATCTTCGCCTTCTTCTCCGCGTCACTCATCACGCCGTCGTTGTTGGTGTCTTTTTTATGGAACCACTGGGTGGAGTGTTCGCGATTGAATGCATTGCCTTTTGTCTTGGCGCGTTTTTCGGCCTGAATCAGGTGCTCTTCCAAAGTCACTCCTACGGCAGACGACACAACGGGTGCCGCCGGTTTTTTCGGCGCGGCTTTCGGTTTTGCCTTTGCCGCTTTTTTAGCATGACCGCGTTTGTAGATCTCAGGCTGGGATTTGCGCACCTTCACGTCGGCATCGAGCTTAGCAAGGTATTCGCCCACGGCGGCCTTGTTGTCGCGATCTCCATAGATCTCCAGCATAGGATCGTTACAGGACTTCATGGTGGCGACCATCTGCGCCTGGTGCTTCTGAACCAGCGATTTGTATTCGGGATGATCAATCAGGTTGTTGAGCCCATCAGCATCTTTGTTCACGTCAAAGAACTGCTCCGGCACACTGTAGGTGAACAGGTCGGCACGCTGCTGCATATACGCGTCGCCTTCTTTGGCCAGACGGAACATTTCGGCCGTAGTGGCCATACCCTTGGTGGCAGTGGCGAACTTGCGCTCGCCATCCGACCAGAGGTTGCAGATGTAGGTGTGATCCTTCGACGTGATGCCGCGCATCGGCTGGCGGTTACCGCCGACGTTTTCTTCGTACATCACATAAACAAACTCACGGTTGTCCTGCTTTCCGCCGTTCAAGATGGAGGCCAGCGAACGTCCGTCCAGTCCGGAGGGTTCTTCGATGCCGACGGCCTCGAGCAGTGTCGGCTGAATATCGACCGTGCCGACCACGTGCTCGTCATCGGCGGTTCCGCCCTTCGTGACGCCCGGCCAGCGAACCATCAGCGGAGTGTGCGTGCTGTGGTAGTACATCGCGGTCTTGGCAAAAGGGAACGGCATGCCGTGGTCGGAGAAAAAGACGACCAGCGTGTTATCCCAGACTCCGGTGTCTTTTAACGCCTTCATGATCATTCCAAACGAATCATCGGCGCGGCGGACGCTGTTGTAGTAGGCGGTCACTTCCTGGCGCGAAAGCGGTGTGTCCGGGAGGAACGCAGGCATGGTGATTTCGTCATCCTTGAAAATGCGGCTCGGCGGGTTGCCTCTGTCCGCTCCGAGTTCGGTAACCACTTTTCCGCGTTTGTGACTGAACCGATAGAGCGCGGTGTGCGGGTCGTGAATATCAATGGAGTAGAAAAACGGTTTGCCCGCTTTCTGCGCAGCCTCAACACCTTTCTTCGTGTATTCATAGAAGCTGTCGGGATGGCGGATATTAATCCGCTTTTCTTTCAACTCGTCATCCCAGTTGATGTCCCATGCGGGGTACGGGAAATACGGCATCGAGTGCGACGACTTACCGCGAATCATGGTGAAATATCCGTTATCGCGAAGTATTTCCGGTGTGGTTTTGTAGG from Pontiella desulfatans includes these protein-coding regions:
- a CDS encoding PEP-CTERM sorting domain-containing protein (PEP-CTERM proteins occur, often in large numbers, in the proteomes of bacteria that also encode an exosortase, a predicted intramembrane cysteine proteinase. The presence of a PEP-CTERM domain at a protein's C-terminus predicts cleavage within the sorting domain, followed by covalent anchoring to some some component of the (usually Gram-negative) cell surface. Many PEP-CTERM proteins exhibit an unusual sequence composition that includes large numbers of potential glycosylation sites. Expression of one such protein has been shown restore the ability of a bacterium to form floc, a type of biofilm.), translating into MKQYILAAITMAALAGSATAGLIWSENWNDVTTGAGPTLDAEWSYNGTATAYAGTSGPDESVAVWGRKTSTLDRFTDVTSFVDATNNKLQIKAAVQATGLESAEGDTGWIKYTKDSGSNWSTLATYTDNHADWINESFDLNVSTWTAGELAGFGIRFEQVGSQFNDNLRTDDISISSVPEPATIGMVSLAGAALLFIRRRIIK
- a CDS encoding integrase core domain-containing protein codes for the protein MKNDLRKLLRWVCRKLTYNDLASVVPVLLEVLNGSRQDIELKPQEVRPPHYRQFRVDPQPPLCEPLLPHAPQKDWEELQADHLRATGKTIAKVARRTGSPMPPEKCRCRHCHAPVRYLYLNNGKLGSQVQCKICKRTSPTDKPRRESKARYWCPHCGYALFRWKEDGLCTAFKCPNDHCPVYVRNLAQLTPEEHAMRKAGNTSQFKLRYLFREYHFASQDLPLKRPEDAPVDLNRIHHSLHTLGLCLTFSISLGLSARLTAQALERVFGIRISHQTVVNYIKAAACQLADFTDENSPVPEGTCAADETYIKIGGKTRYTWLVITETRRAICGYNLSETRGAEPALGLIQSMCGPPDAPRAEAFELVTDGLPSYDSATVAYNTAAVVAGGEAVLNKRTVIGLKNLDPESETYRVYKQLIERLNRTYKYHTRPRAGFKSFDGATALTTLFVAYYNFMRPHGSLGGHPPVAIACLKGKRLYPDMWVELLRQAA
- a CDS encoding sulfatase family protein, translating into MKKMILMMVAVAFCAQAKMNILVLTVDDMNCDSVGVYGCTMPDTTPNMDSFARDGFRFKHAHVHATSCIPSRNTVMTGRYMFNSGVEGFYAVPRESVTYKTTPEILRDNGYFTMIRGKSSHSMPYFPYPAWDINWDDELKEKRINIRHPDSFYEYTKKGVEAAQKAGKPFFYSIDIHDPHTALYRFSHKRGKVVTELGADRGNPPSRIFKDDEITMPAFLPDTPLSRQEVTAYYNSVRRADDSFGMIMKALKDTGVWDNTLVVFFSDHGMPFPFAKTAMYYHSTHTPLMVRWPGVTKGGTADDEHVVGTVDIQPTLLEAVGIEEPSGLDGRSLASILNGGKQDNREFVYVMYEENVGGNRQPMRGITSKDHTYICNLWSDGERKFATATKGMATTAEMFRLAKEGDAYMQQRADLFTYSVPEQFFDVNKDADGLNNLIDHPEYKSLVQKHQAQMVATMKSCNDPMLEIYGDRDNKAAVGEYLAKLDADVKVRKSQPEIYKRGHAKKAAKAKPKAAPKKPAAPVVSSAVGVTLEEHLIQAEKRAKTKGNAFNREHSTQWFHKKDTNNDGVMSDAEKKAKIK
- a CDS encoding sulfatase-like hydrolase/transferase — its product is MSSLLEVSIFSSDPCDPALPTSGINLIKYNNDGLQWASTAASVAGDDFSVSLIKPNLLNDTAVTSDPDYNPATTKLTAITPDFVSGSIVLASTANLDPLTQIDAFYTITITTTGATFSATSGTATILDGSRKGSSAMNNAVIADAVASFNTALSWDTDPFAAGGLTYDSISSIEVTYSVNTIVPNSGASNTSWCTLKSMPINYTAETVYTAPTYDLSVGLALTNGAATDLIQLPAGSNAVFGASSDSYMEISKSGALRSADQLKTDAAVVCDGTLNVVLVPGSDPLAAGDAFDLFEGNINGAITGMFSAVNLPTLSAGLEWTTNTLYTQGFIWVRETNTVAVAKPNVIILFADDLGYADAGFQPLGSADIVTPHIDSIANNGAVFTAGYANGPVCSPSRGGLMTGQYQNRFALHDTPATWHMEDPENPGEVLHDGIPVGMTCFGHRMQDLGYATCMIGKWHGGESREHYPPHRGFDEFFGFNNGATSYYPGENDNENLNRRIMRGMFPVEREDEYITDAFGREAVSFINRHAHPSAGSGQAKPFFLYVPFNAPHGPMTASDEHSQILFGKNASELTLREKLVSMVYSMDLAVGDILDAVRTNGLMEKTLIVFYSDNGGIPSGNGSENTPLRGEKGELWDGGIRVPFCMQWKGQVPAGISYDFVVSGLDLMPTAVELAGGSFTTNDIVDGNNLMAAVTGQTGTPPNDIVLWWHNDKWVARDNEWKLIDLDKNEPTPPELYHILSDISETTDLYGSHPAEAARLYDFYTNTVAEFDLVTDASKWSSNATYYINITDPAQHVINESTNLAEWVEAEFPGTDADNDGIDNYNEFMLGLPPDESSALTNALNWNMNEITSGHLDLTFNRRTGTVGENNLTFPAAAMEETGSLTTGLWSNASATLIDGPNPASSNTVQETFRIIATNSLAYLRLRFE